Below is a genomic region from Etheostoma spectabile isolate EspeVRDwgs_2016 unplaced genomic scaffold, UIUC_Espe_1.0 scaffold00019357, whole genome shotgun sequence.
aagaaatcagtttctaaagacaccaaatatGTCAAGATGAAGTTTGATTCACTTTGCATATGATAATAATTGGAATAAAGTGTAAATAGTCACCACAGGAAACAGATTCTGTAGAAAATGAgatgtaaaatatatgaatatgtacatttgttctctttattgaaaatgaatcaatacctgaaatgagatcagtgattagtttactctgacaggagagatgatcagaggggcagagtttttaccACCAGCATTATTACAGGGACTGAAGAATGGGAagagtttctcagtgaaggagcagccagtaaaggagtagataagagctgcagcatctacgttataaaaggagaccagaccctcctcatagtccacaaacacccccaccttctgaggaggagacttcagagagagaaggactCGAGGGTCAGCAAGAGCTTTGTACTCATTTCCATTTCTCAACCATGTCGTCCAGTAACCATTCTGAGGGCTCAGTGTGATGTCTCCCTTCCTGTCGATCGACTCTCTGGCCACTCCTAAAGTCCATCTAGTCTTTCCTTTAACTTGaacctcaaagtaaaatctgCCTGAAGAGAAACTCTGTTTTCCTAAAACATCAACACACTTAGAAAATCTCTCTGGGTTGTCTGGGAGATTCTTCCTCACATCACCATGACTCACTTGTTTCGCATCATCAGACAGGATAAGTTGAGGATGTGCTGTATCAGGATCaagagtcacatccactgcatacTGCTGGACCACCTTCAGCTCGGCTTCAAGCAGCTTCTTCATCTCTTTACTGAGTGTCTCCTCCAGCTGAACCACAGCTTTCACCACAGTCCCCTCATATGATGATGGACGGATGCTGACCTCTGTCCAGTCCTTGGTGGGTGAAAGTTGTTGGATGTTTAGGGACTCGACCctctggagaagatggaggtggtCTTCAGAGCGTGAGAGCTGCTCCACCTCAGTGCTTCTCTTCATCAGCTCAGAGATTTCCTGTTCCAGCTCTTTGATGAAAGCTTCggcctgtttttctgttgttttctgcttctctttgatgGTGTTGATGAGCTCATTCAGGCCTCTCTCAACAGACTTCATCAGAGAAGTGAAGACCTGAAAaccttctgctatctctctgtctgcatcttCCTCACTGATGTTGACTGAGTGTTTGATCTCCTGAATCTTATGTCGTCTCTTCTGGATCATCTGTTGAATTTTAACCTCTGTCTTCCCCAGCTCTGCCTTCTTTCCTTCATATCCTTCTTTCAGAGGAACAACATCATGTGTCTTGTGGTCTGAAACATGGCagagcatgcagacacatgtctGGTCGGTCTTACAGAACAGCTCCAAAGGTTTATTGTGCTCCATACACATCCTGCCTTCCAGGTTCTCCACAGGGTCGATcagctgatgtcttttcagacCTGACGTGGTCAGATGAGGCTCCAGGTGAGTCTCACAGTAGGAGAccagacacaccaggcaggacttCAGGGCCTTCAGTTTGGTTCCAGTGCAGACGTCACAGGGAACTTCTCCTGGTTTGGACACTTGttgctctgagctgctgctgctggctttcTGTTGAGCTGACTGTCTGAACTGAGCGACCATCTCAGAGATGAAAGTGTTGACCCTCATATCAGGTCTTCTGGTAAAACGCTCATTACACAGGGGACACAGGTACTGGTCATTAGTATTCCAGTGTTCAGTGATGCAGTTCTTGCAGAAGTTGTGTCCACATGGTGTGGAGACAGGATCAGTGAACacatccagacagatggagcaCAGAAACTGATCTTCAGACTGCAGATAGTTTGCAGCAGCCATATCTACACACTGTgggaataaaaagagaaacatcaTATTCCAAATCTGTGAACAGACTGATCTCAGCCTACGGTTACTTTAGCAACAACTAAGTTAGAAGTCCCCCCCACAGGTATCTATCATTTATTGTCTATCTGGTGAAGTCTTACTTGATTAGACCTGAGGGCTCAATGGCAGGAGCATCTGGTCTGGACTGGGACAACCCTCCGTTTTCCAGCTGGCATTTTGCCAGATTCTTGACTGAAGTTAATTATGAGGCAGTCCCGCCCAACCAAAACACCACAAACTGTCCCAGCCTATCACACCTCAGCTCTACCCAAGCCCCGCCCTCTTTGCCCATATTAGGATTACCCGGCTCCAGTAACTGACAGAGACAAACTGCAGGTTTCAACTTGTCCCTTCAGAAACCTCTGGATGTGGTTTTACTCAGTCTATAGTTCAGgaataacccttgtgttgtcctcccaggtcaaaaacGGAGAGTAATTGTACATTTTCGaacctttttcagactttttgttttagtttttactaaCACccccttactagttttacactacttcttggaatccatggtcaataaccctcctTTATATAGAAttgtacctaatatttgagttaaaaaagcagaaattatgagtTTTGActtatagttaagatcagaggaatgaaagttaTCAATcatatttgcaaagagcgttgtattgaatccaatccattttttgtggtaatttggttcaaaagaaacccatatttcagatatagacattttttaaagggatcagatttgacccaaggacaacaggaaggttaaaTATCCCTAATATTAATAAGTatcttttatcttgtttttgaGGACGTGTGTCCACAAATCAAAACCAAGACAGATTTACACTTTTGATGGGATGAAGGTTGTGAacacacctgtcaatcaaagcagCTCTCGTTGGGACACTCCCTCATATCTCAGCAGTGAAGTCAGCGGAGATTAAAATCTAACTTGTTTCCTGGTGCTGATTAAATCTGATCAACTGAACATAAAAAGGCTCATTTTGGCCAAAACGTCCCACATCATAGAATAATTACTGAGTTACTTCAGATCTTACAATAGTGCTGAAAGAATGAACCACTGCTCTCATCTTAAAGTAGATCATGTAGCCCCAAAATCTCCCAAATGATAGGCGAGTTTCTCCATCAAAGGTGTGTGATGTTACCTGTTAAAGTCCCGTTCAGATGAGGTCAAAGAGACGTCGTCCCTTCATCAGCAGACACTgacagatgctgctgctgtctgtcttcatCTGACTGACATCTGTCACATCACCACACCTTTATATCCAGAAAGGTCATGTGACCTGAGAACAGGACCCGGTCGGACCTGTAGGGCTGCCAGTCAGcgctctgattggacagttttCAGGTTAATTATATAATGAGGGAGGAACAGTCTGACCTCATAACAACATGTACACACCTCGAGTTTGGAGCAGGAATGTTGTCCGTCAGCGTTGGCTGACTCATGACGACATGTACAGACCTCGACTTTCATTCCAAGGACAGAGACGTTGGACTGTTGTCTGTCCAGTGTGGCTCCGCCTCTTTACCACAGctcatattaataataataataataacacatacTTTACATTGTActtaaagacactttacagtacaaCCAGCACATAtagcacattaaaaacagacaaagcaataaaagcaacacataaaacatttgaGAGAATATGAATGCTGTTTGTTGATAGTTGTTGTTGATGCTGTTGTGTAGACCAGTTTTTATTAAAGACCAGCAGTGCTGACAAAGCTCTGCTTTCTGAACACATGTTGATTATGTAATCAGATACATATAATACAACCTGTTAACAATGAAGTGTAAATCAATCAACACAGGAGAtggaaataaatcaataaatgaaataagtgGGAGGAGAATGCTATTCAAAATACTATCTacgactcccccccccccccccaactcgaCAGCACACTggctgaccccccccccacccaaataGGGCCCCAGAAGGTGATTGCTGCCTGTGGCTATCAGACTATATAACTCCTCCTCAAGCATTACACACTTAGAGAGTCACAACTGGACTAATAACACACACGTCTACATCTGAATCTCAATATTCTTGGACAGTTATGTGCAATAATTACTCAGTTCCATGTGCAATATCTATTATTCACTGATGCACTCATGTTCACGCTGTACTTATGTTCCTACTGTACTCTATATTTACACTATACTCATAGCGTTTAGCAACAGAATCTTTCAACCATGGCCGTATCTACCATTAAAGGACACGGAGGTCCAGATCTCCTCTGTATcgccctcacccccccccccaaaaaaagagatgaaactgCCTAAATAAAACTTGTACAACACCAAGATACGACTTGTTCCTCTGTCTGATCATcttgtgtgggtgggtgggtggggggggggggtcggacTGAGTAGGCGGTGAAGTGGATGTTGCCGTGGTAACTATCCAGTATATGACCATCACCATTGTTTTTGGGTATAGTGTCAACAAACAGCTTTTCTTTCTAGTGACTACAGCAGGTACTTAACAGACAAATTAGTGTATATAACTAGTAGAAATTTACTTTTCAATGCTATTTATCTCCAGACATCTGACAAAAAGCTCCCTCGCTGTCGCGCTGCATATAAACAGTGCAGTGGCCGTTGATGCCATCCAATACtaatgtaatgttagctagtTCCACTTCGATGAATGCTAACGTTACCTTATATGGTGTGCTAGCTGGTTAACTGTATGATTAATGTTGATATCTTAACATTATGAGAGAACAGTAACCTTTAATGTAACCATACGCTGGTACTATATAAATAGATCAACTGagttgtgtttaatgtcttcactgagacaatctgaaatgaagagaCTACTTCAGACAAAGCTTTCCCTTGGGAAGGGACGAGATGAACAAGATCATGATGAGAcccaaagaaaaaggaaggcaCTGTATTCTCACAAAGTATAAAGTATTCTGGTTCTGATTAGTTTActctgacaggagagatgatcagaggggcagagtttttaccACCATCATTATTACCAGTATGGAAGAATGGGAagagtttctcagtgaaggagcagccagtaaaggagtagataagagctgcagcatctacgtcataaaaggagaccagaccctcctcatagtccacaaacacccccaccttctgaggaggagacttcagagagagaaggactGGAGGGTCAGCAAGAGCTTTGTACTCATTTCCATTTCTCAACCATATCGTCCAGTAACCATCCTCAGTGTGATGTCTTCCTTCCTGCTGACCGACTCTCTGACCACTCCTAAAGTCCATTTAGTCTTTCCTTTAACTTGGACCTCAAAGTGAAATCAGCTTGAAGAGAAACTCTGTTTTCTTAAAACACTGGTACGATTAGAAAACCTCTTTTTGCTTTTTGGAATTGTCTTCCATACATCACTATGATTCACTTGTTTCCCATCATCAGACAGGATGAGTAGAGGATGTGCTGTATCAGGATCaagagtcacatccactgcatactgctggaccctcttcagCTCGGCTTCCAGCAGCTTCTTCATCTGTTGATGAGCTGAGCTGGAGGATCCTTAAGAAACTTGAGGCTTTGTCCAAATCCCTCAAATAGTTTTTGTAAATCCTCAGCCGTCGTGTCGAACGGTGTGACAGTTACTGAGGCGTCGTATCGCTCTCGTTTGGTTGAGGGCTAACTCCTTTTATACCTTCCCCTCAGTAACCTCCCCCATTCCTACTAAACCCACTTCTGCCGTATAATAACCCCCGTTACTATCAGCAGGGCGGATGGTTAGGACTATATTAATTGACACATAGT
It encodes:
- the LOC116684614 gene encoding E3 ubiquitin-protein ligase TRIM21-like, with protein sequence MAAANYLQSEDQFLCSICLDVFTDPVSTPCGHNFCKNCITEHWNTNDQYLCPLCNERFTRRPDMRVNTFISEMVAQFRQSAQQKASSSSSEQQVSKPGEVPCDVCTGTKLKALKSCLVCLVSYCETHLEPHLTTSGLKRHQLIDPVENLEGRMCMEHNKPLELFCKTDQTCVCMLCHVSDHKTHDVVPLKEGYEGKKAELGKTEVKIQQMIQKRRHKIQEIKHSVNISEEDADREIAEGFQVFTSLMKSVERGLNELINTIKEKQKTTEKQAEAFIKELEQEISELMKRSTEVEQLSRSEDHLHLLQRVESLNIQQLSPTKDWTEVSIRPSSYEGTVVKAVVQLEETLSKEMKKLLEAELKVVQQYAVDVTLDPDTAHPQLILSDDAKQVSHGDVRKNLPDNPERFSKCVDVLGKQSFSSGRFYFEVQVKGKTRWTLGVARESIDRKGDITLSPQNGYWTTWLRNGNEYKALADPRVLLSLKSPPQKVGVFVDYEEGLVSFYNVDAAALIYSFTGCSFTEKLFPFFSPCNNAGGKNSAPLIISPVRVN